The sequence CACCGGGTTGTCGCAGCTCCTCGAGGAGCGCATCGACATCTCCGTCACCAACGCGGACATCATCCCGCTGCAGATCATCTACACGCTCTTCAACGGCCCGGAATCGATGGTCTCCGTCGTGTACATCGAGACCTACAGCGAGAACGGGTTCCGCGGGATGATGTTCCTCATCTTCCCGCACCCCGAGGCGATCAAGATGATCGAGGCGGTGACGAAGGAATCCTACGCCGGCGAACGGATCAACGACGAGTATTCCCTGTCCGTGCTGAAGGAAGTCGGCAACATCATGTGCGGTTGCTATCTCAACACGCTCGCGCAGTTCCTCCGCGTTCCCCTCATGCACACCGTGCCCCAGCTGTCGCACGACATGCTGGGCGCCGTGATGGATTCCATCCTCGTCGACCTGAGTCTGGAGTCCGATTACGCGCTCGTCCTCGAGACGGCCTTCACCCTCACGTACGGAGGGTGCAAGGGATTCCTGTTCTTCGTGCCGACATCGAATTCGCTCGACACGATCTTCGAAGCAATCGGCGTTGAATGAGCTGAAAGGAGACCCCGACGTGAAACCGAGAGTACTGGTTGTCGACGACGCGATTTTCATGCGGAAGATGATCACGGACATCCTCGAGAACAACGGCCTCGAGGTCGTCGGCGAGGCCGACACCGGTTCGGGCGCCCTCGAATCCTACAAGGAACTGAAGCCCGACCTCGTGACGATGGACATCATCATGCCCGAGATGAACGGGATAGATGCCGTCCGGGAGATCATGGCCGTCGATTCGCAGGCGCGGATCGTCATGTGCAGCGCCCTCGGACAGCAGGCGCTCGTGCAGGACGCCCTCGCGGCGGGGGCCAAGGATTTCCTGATCAAGCCCTTCAACCCGTCGAGGGTCATCGAGGTGGTATCCAAGATCCTGAACCAGGCACCCGTCGTCTAGGAAGGGCGTCGAAAGGAATACACATGCCGGAACTCGACAGCAGAGAGCGCGAAGTGCTGGCGAGCTTTGCCGCGCGCGTCGACCGGAACGATCCCGGGGCATTGAACAACCTCGGCGTGCTCTATTACCGGAAGGGCATGTACGGGGAGGCGATCGCCCAGTTCAAGGACGCCCTGAAGATCGACGCCCGGTTCGATCTCGCGCGGGAGAACATCCAGTACCTGTTCGCGGAGACGGGCACGGAGGACCCCGACGTCAGCCGCTGGAAGGGCGAGGTCGAGAAGGATCCAGACAACGTCGAGGCGCTCATGCGGCTCGGCGTCTCGTACCAGAACATGGGACGCCACAAGGAGGCGCTGGAGATCCTCGGCCGGGTCGTCGAACGCAAGCCGGAGAACTTCATGGCGCGGCTCCACCTGGGCAGCGTCCTCAAGGCGCAGGGGCTCTACCAGCAGGCGCTCGAGCACTACCTCTACGCGGGGGAGAACGTCGGCACGTCGGCGGTGTACCATACGGATCTCGGCGAGATCTACTACAACCTCGGCAGGACCGACGAGGCGATCTCCGAGCTCAGGTCCGCGATCAAGCTCGACGCGGAGTACTGGCGTTCGCATTTCCTCCTCTCCTTCGCCTACGGGGATATCGGCCAGTTCCAGGACGCGCTCGAGGAGAGCCGCGTGGCGAGCCGGCTCAATCCGTCCTTCCAGAACACCGAGGCGAACCTCGCCTTGTCGGACTACGAGCGGCA is a genomic window of Candidatus Krumholzibacteriota bacterium containing:
- a CDS encoding chemotaxis protein CheC, translating into MSPIKRPSFLRIDALKEIGNIGAAHAVTGLSQLLEERIDISVTNADIIPLQIIYTLFNGPESMVSVVYIETYSENGFRGMMFLIFPHPEAIKMIEAVTKESYAGERINDEYSLSVLKEVGNIMCGCYLNTLAQFLRVPLMHTVPQLSHDMLGAVMDSILVDLSLESDYALVLETAFTLTYGGCKGFLFFVPTSNSLDTIFEAIGVE
- a CDS encoding response regulator; this translates as MKPRVLVVDDAIFMRKMITDILENNGLEVVGEADTGSGALESYKELKPDLVTMDIIMPEMNGIDAVREIMAVDSQARIVMCSALGQQALVQDALAAGAKDFLIKPFNPSRVIEVVSKILNQAPVV